In Nocardia sp. NBC_01327, the genomic stretch GAATTGTCTTCGGGCTCTGTCCTCTTCGCTCATATAGAGCAGTATGCGAGGAAGGATTGCCGGTTGTCCGAGGCTCGGGGACATTGGCCCCAACTCGAAAGCTGAGGTGAGCTGCACGAGTGAACGCGAACGGTCATTCGGGGGGAACGAGATGTGCCCCAGCCCGGGAATTGCATTCCGTCCCGGGCTGGGGCGACAGGAACTACGGGCGGGGTGCGCCGGTCAGGTTCATACCCGGGGCGCCGGTGGTGATGTTGGCGCTCACTACGGTCGATCCGCGTTTGCGGGTGCGCAGCCAGCGTTCGAGTTGGGTGGCTACGACGCTGAGGGTGTAGTTCAGGGTGATCATGATGGCGGCGATCACCAGCAGTGAGGGGACGGTGTTCTGTTCGGCGGCGCCGAGTTGTTTGCCGGCGCGGACTACCTCGACGAAGGTGATCTGGTAGCCCAGTGCCGAATCCTTCAGTGCCACCACCATTTGCGAGACCAGGGCGGGCAGCATGGCGGTAATGGCCTGTGGGAGCAGGATGACGCGCATGACCTGGTTCTTGCGCAGGCCGAGCGCGACTGCCGCCTCGGACTGCCCCTTCGGCAGTGAGCGAATGCCCGAGCGCACGATCTCGGCGATGACCGATCCGTTGTAGATGGTCAGCGCGGTCACCACCGCCGCCAGCGCCAGCTGATCGGAGGGGAAGAGGTTCTTGGTCGAGAACAGGGCGAACAGGAAGATCATCAGGATCAGCACGGGGATGGCCCGCGCGACCTCGACCACCGCGCCCGCGACCACCCGCACGATCCGATGCTCGGACAGTCGCAGAATGCCGAACACCATGCCGATCACCAGCGCGAAGACGATCGACAGCACCGCCGCCTCGATGGTCCCGCGCAGACCCGGCAGCAGATACGTGGACCAGATCTGCCCGTCCAGGAACGGTTTCCACTTGGCGGCCTCGAACTGACCCTTGCTGTCGAGGGCGTGCAGCACGAACCAGGCGGCCGCGGCCAGCACCACCACCACGCCGACCGAGTACAGCCGGTAGCGCAGCCGAGCCTTGGGCCCCGGGGCGTCGTAGAGGACCGAAGCCGAGCTCATCGGGCTACCTCGTATCGTTTGGCCAGCCAGCCGAAGAGCAGGCCGGTGGGCAGGGTGAGGACCACGAAGCCGAGCGCGAAGATCGCGCCGATGGCCAGCGGCGCGGCCTCGTTCTCGTTCATGGTGTCCATGAGCAGTGCGGCCTCACCGACGCCGATCACCGATGCGACGGTCGAGTTCTTGGTGAGCGCGATGAACACACTCCCCAGCGGCGCGATGACGGCCCGAAAAGCCTGCGGCAGCACCACGAGTCGCAGATTCTGCAGGAAGGTGAAGCCCAGCGAGCGCCCCGCCTCCGACTGCCCCAGCGATACCGTATTGATGCCCGCGCGCAGCGATTCACAGACGAAAGCCGCTGTGTACACACTCAATCCGAGAACGGCGAACCGGAAGTTGTTTTCCGCCAGATCATTAGGCCCGGCAGGCGCCAGCTTCACGCCGAGCGTGGTGTACAGCCCGATCGAGCAGAAGATGATGATCAGCGTCAGCGGCGTATTGCGAAAGGTGTTCACGTACGCGGTGCCGAGCCAGCGCGCGACCGGTATCGGCGACACTCGCATGGCGGCGATAATCGTGCCGAGAATCAGCGCCAGCACCGCAGAATACGCCGTCAGTTTGATGGTCACCCAGAACGAATCCAGCAGCTGGGTCTGATATTTCGAGATCAAGTCGAACACGGCGTCCGCGCCCCTCCGATCGCAGTAACTCTGAGTGCAGTAACTACTGAAAGCCGAAGCGTGCCGGGCGAATCAACGCCCGGCACGCGATATCAACTCAGTACCGATCGACCTGCGGCGGCGCGGGAACCTGGAATCCGGTTCCGGCGAAGTTCTTTTCGAGCGCGGCCTTCCACGCACCGGTGGAGATCATGGCGTCGATGGCGTCATTGATCTTGGTGCGCGATTCGGTATCGCCCTTCTTGACGCCGATGCCGTACTTCTCGACGGTGAACGGCGCGCCGACCACCTTCAGCGCACCCGGATTCTGCGCCGCATAACCGCGCAGAATCACATCATCGGTGGTGACAGCGTCGACCGAGCCGGACTTGAGCGCCTCCACACACAGCGAGTACGTGTCGTACTCCTGCAGCTGAACTTCCTTGGCATACTTGTCCTTCACGTTCTGCGCGGGAGTCGAGCCCTTCACCGAGCACAGCTTCTTATTGCCGTTCAGCGAATCCGCACCGGTGATATCGGTATTGTCCGAACGCACCAGCAGCGACTGCCCGGTCAGCAGGTAGGGCCCCGCGAAATCGACCTTCTCCTTGCGCGTATCGGTGATCGAGTAGGTGGCGGCGATGAAATCGACCTGCCCGTTCTGGATCAGCGTCTCGCGCTGCGCGGACGGCGCCTCCTTGAACGTGATGTTCTCCGGCTTCACGCCCATCTTGTCGGCCACGAACTTGGCCACATCCACATCGAAGCCGCTGAACGAGCCGTCCTTATTGTGCAGGCCCAGACCCGGCTGATCGTATTTGATTCCGACGGTGAGCTTTCCGTCGGCGGCGTGCTGGCTCGCGGTCTTATCGCTGCCGCCACCACATCCGGTGGCGACGACCGCCAGGGCAACCGCCCCGGCGGCAACCTTGAGCACGTTATTGAGCCTCATCGAAAATCCTATTCTGTAGGGAGAGCAGGTCAGTGGCTGAGGATCTTGCCGAGGAAATCCCTGGCGCGTTCCGATTTCGGTGCGGTGAAGAATGATTCGGGCTCGGTGTCCTCGACGATCTGCCCGTCGGCCATGAACAGCACGCGATTGCCGGCCCGGCGCGCGAACCCCATCTCATGGGTGACCACCACCATGGTCATGCCGTCCTTGGCGAGCTGCACCATCACATCGAGGACCTCCGACACCATTTCCGGGTCGAGTGCGGAGGTCGGCTCGTCGAACAGCATCACCTTCGGATCCATGGCGAGCGCCCGCGCGATGGCGACACGCTGCTGCTGTCCACCCGACAGCTGCGCCGGATACTTGTCCGCCTGTTCGGCAATGCCCACGCGCTCCAGCAATTCCATGGCGCGGGCGCGCGCGGTCGTCTTGTCCAGGCCGCGCACCTTCACGGGCGCGAGCATGACGTTTTCGACAATCGTCTTGTGCGCGAACAGATTGAAGGACTGGAACACCATGCCGACATCGGCGCGCAGTTTGGCCAGGGCCTTGCCCTCATCGGGCAGCCGCACCCCGTCGATGGCGACCTCACCCGAGTCGATCGTCTCCAATCGATTGATGGTGCGGCACAGGGTCGACTTGCCGGAGCCGGAGGGTCCCACCACGATCACGACCTGCCCGGCGGGCACTTCGAGATTGATGTCACGCAGCACGTGCAGCGAGCCGAAGTGCTTGTCCACACTCCGCATCGAAATCATCGGCGCGGACTTGCTGACGGATACAGGCGCGTCGGTCATGAATTGTGACCTTAGAGGCACTGTGCCCGAAATGCTCGTCTTTGGTTCCCGCATCGGTACCTTGCGCCGAGTCGACACCCGCCCGTAACCCTGGCTGGGCAGCGATTACCCTGGTTGGGTGAATTCGTTGGGGCAGGTTTCAGCACGTGGCGCGGTAGCCGAGCGCGATGGCGAGCAGGAAGCGCGAACCTATGAGGTGCGCACGCACGGCTGCCAGATGAACGTGCACGATTCCGAACGCCTCTCCGGATTGCTCGAAGACGCCGGATATGTGCAGGCCAACCCCGGCGTGATCGCGGATCTGGTGGTGTTCAACACCTGCGCGGTGCGCGAGAACGCCGACAATAAGCTGTACGGCACGCTCAGTCATCTCGCGCCGATCAAGGCCGAGCGCCCCGGTATGCAGATCGCGGTCGGCGGCTGCCTCGCCCAGAAGGACCGCGACACCGTCGTCAAGAAGGCGCCGTACGTGGACGTGGTGTTCGGCACCCACAACATCGGCTCGCTGCCGGTGCTGCTGGAGCGGGCCCGCCACAATGAAAAAGCCCAGGTCGAAATCATCGAATCCCTGGAGGCCTTCCCCTCGACCCTGCCCGCCAAGCGCGAATCCGCGTACGCCGGCTGGGTGTCGATCTCGGTGGGCTGCAACAACACCTGCACCTTCTGCATCGTCCCGGCCCTGCGCGGCAAGGAGGTCGACCGCCGCCCCGGTGATGTGCTCGCCGAGGTGCAGGCGCTGGTCGACCAGGGTGTGCTCGAGGTGACCCTGCTGGGTCAGAACGTCAATTCCTACGGCGTCTCCTTCGCCGACCCGACGCAGGAGCGCGACCGCGGCGCCTTCGCCAAACTGCTGCGCGCCTGCGGCAGCATCGAGGGCCTGGAGCGCGTGCGCTTCACCTCCCCGCATCCGGCCGAATTCACCGATGACGTCATCGAGGCCATGGCCGCCACCCCGAATGTCTGCCCGCAGCTGCACATGCCGCTGCAATCGGGCTCCGACCGGGTGCTCAAGGCCATGAAGCGGTCGTACCGCAGCGCCAAATTCCTCGGCATCATCGACAAGGTGCGCGCCGCCATGCCGCACGCCGCCATCACCACCGACATCATTGTCGGCTTCCCCGGCGAGACCGAGGAGGATTTCCAGGCGACGCTGGATGTGGTGCGGCAGGCGCGGTTCACCAGCGCCTTCACCTTCCAGTACTCCATCCGCCCCGGCACTCCCGCCGCGGATATGCCCGATCAGCTGCCGAAGGAAGTCGTGCAGGAGCGCTATATTCGACTCATCGAACTGCAGGAGCAGGTCTCCCTCGAAGGCAATCAGGCGGTGGTCGGCACCACGGTGGAACTGCTGGTCGCCG encodes the following:
- a CDS encoding amino acid ABC transporter permease, with amino-acid sequence MSSASVLYDAPGPKARLRYRLYSVGVVVVLAAAAWFVLHALDSKGQFEAAKWKPFLDGQIWSTYLLPGLRGTIEAAVLSIVFALVIGMVFGILRLSEHRIVRVVAGAVVEVARAIPVLILMIFLFALFSTKNLFPSDQLALAAVVTALTIYNGSVIAEIVRSGIRSLPKGQSEAAVALGLRKNQVMRVILLPQAITAMLPALVSQMVVALKDSALGYQITFVEVVRAGKQLGAAEQNTVPSLLVIAAIMITLNYTLSVVATQLERWLRTRKRGSTVVSANITTGAPGMNLTGAPRP
- a CDS encoding amino acid ABC transporter permease, translated to MFDLISKYQTQLLDSFWVTIKLTAYSAVLALILGTIIAAMRVSPIPVARWLGTAYVNTFRNTPLTLIIIFCSIGLYTTLGVKLAPAGPNDLAENNFRFAVLGLSVYTAAFVCESLRAGINTVSLGQSEAGRSLGFTFLQNLRLVVLPQAFRAVIAPLGSVFIALTKNSTVASVIGVGEAALLMDTMNENEAAPLAIGAIFALGFVVLTLPTGLLFGWLAKRYEVAR
- a CDS encoding glutamate ABC transporter substrate-binding protein translates to MRLNNVLKVAAGAVALAVVATGCGGGSDKTASQHAADGKLTVGIKYDQPGLGLHNKDGSFSGFDVDVAKFVADKMGVKPENITFKEAPSAQRETLIQNGQVDFIAATYSITDTRKEKVDFAGPYLLTGQSLLVRSDNTDITGADSLNGNKKLCSVKGSTPAQNVKDKYAKEVQLQEYDTYSLCVEALKSGSVDAVTTDDVILRGYAAQNPGALKVVGAPFTVEKYGIGVKKGDTESRTKINDAIDAMISTGAWKAALEKNFAGTGFQVPAPPQVDRY
- a CDS encoding amino acid ABC transporter ATP-binding protein, whose translation is MISMRSVDKHFGSLHVLRDINLEVPAGQVVIVVGPSGSGKSTLCRTINRLETIDSGEVAIDGVRLPDEGKALAKLRADVGMVFQSFNLFAHKTIVENVMLAPVKVRGLDKTTARARAMELLERVGIAEQADKYPAQLSGGQQQRVAIARALAMDPKVMLFDEPTSALDPEMVSEVLDVMVQLAKDGMTMVVVTHEMGFARRAGNRVLFMADGQIVEDTEPESFFTAPKSERARDFLGKILSH
- the miaB gene encoding tRNA (N6-isopentenyl adenosine(37)-C2)-methylthiotransferase MiaB, with protein sequence MGQVSARGAVAERDGEQEARTYEVRTHGCQMNVHDSERLSGLLEDAGYVQANPGVIADLVVFNTCAVRENADNKLYGTLSHLAPIKAERPGMQIAVGGCLAQKDRDTVVKKAPYVDVVFGTHNIGSLPVLLERARHNEKAQVEIIESLEAFPSTLPAKRESAYAGWVSISVGCNNTCTFCIVPALRGKEVDRRPGDVLAEVQALVDQGVLEVTLLGQNVNSYGVSFADPTQERDRGAFAKLLRACGSIEGLERVRFTSPHPAEFTDDVIEAMAATPNVCPQLHMPLQSGSDRVLKAMKRSYRSAKFLGIIDKVRAAMPHAAITTDIIVGFPGETEEDFQATLDVVRQARFTSAFTFQYSIRPGTPAADMPDQLPKEVVQERYIRLIELQEQVSLEGNQAVVGTTVELLVAEGAGKKNAATARMSGRARDGRLVHFRPTADLPAGSEIRPGDIITVEITGAAPHHLIADAPVQTHRRTRAGDAHELGITPKTAPIGVGLGLPQIGAPIVVETAAAGCGSECGA